From the Sneathiella sp. P13V-1 genome, one window contains:
- a CDS encoding DUF3553 domain-containing protein, producing MISFFSPGQYVRHPKQPEWGLGQVQSCIADRVTVNFEHAGKQLIISGAVVLETVTDKELRELRAQKLEARKG from the coding sequence ATGATCTCCTTTTTTTCTCCGGGCCAATATGTTCGCCATCCCAAACAACCAGAATGGGGGTTGGGTCAAGTTCAATCCTGCATTGCCGATCGGGTAACTGTGAATTTTGAACATGCCGGAAAACAGCTGATTATTTCCGGGGCAGTAGTTCTGGAAACAGTAACTGACAAAGAACTGCGGGAACTGCGGGCACAAAAACTGGAAGCAAGAAAAGGCTGA
- a CDS encoding histidine phosphotransferase family protein — translation MIDLKLAALMSSKLCHDIIGPVGAVNNGIELLQDESSANMREQAIELVSQSAGEAAARLQFYRLAYGLAGGMGPEVSLRDARNLTKGYIKHGKVQMDWPDEVGGAENLSKDAVKVLCNLASIAVGALPRGGNIEVSGGINGSEWNFTFTGKGRRAGLREEITKTLIDGYNEEDLTAQNVAAHYMMAIAQNNGFKVSVDSLEEETVVLTASSS, via the coding sequence ATGATTGATCTGAAACTGGCAGCTTTAATGAGCTCCAAATTGTGCCATGATATTATTGGACCAGTTGGTGCTGTTAACAATGGTATCGAACTGCTGCAGGATGAAAGCAGCGCCAATATGCGCGAACAGGCAATAGAACTTGTTAGTCAAAGTGCAGGCGAAGCTGCTGCAAGGCTGCAGTTTTATAGACTGGCATATGGACTTGCAGGTGGTATGGGCCCAGAGGTTTCGTTAAGAGATGCCCGCAATTTGACGAAGGGCTATATTAAACACGGCAAGGTTCAGATGGACTGGCCAGATGAAGTTGGGGGTGCCGAGAACCTGTCTAAAGACGCGGTAAAAGTGCTATGCAATCTCGCTTCTATCGCGGTTGGTGCCTTGCCACGTGGCGGCAATATAGAGGTCAGTGGTGGAATTAATGGGAGTGAATGGAACTTTACGTTTACTGGGAAAGGACGCCGTGCCGGTTTGCGTGAAGAAATCACTAAAACTCTCATTGATGGCTACAACGAAGAAGATCTCACTGCACAAAATGTAGCCGCACACTATATGATGGCGATCGCTCAGAATAATGGCTTTAAGGTTTCAGTAGATTCACTGGAAGAGGAAACCGTTGTCTTAACGGCAAGCTCCTCATAA